In Leopardus geoffroyi isolate Oge1 chromosome B4, O.geoffroyi_Oge1_pat1.0, whole genome shotgun sequence, the DNA window CATTTCAAAGACACCTGTGGTCTGCAGCCATGTCAAAaggcactttttctttctttcagcaagaAGATAAACCAGAATTCCCTGCTTGTAACATTAGAGACCTGCAATCAGACATGCTAACAAGCAGCAAGAAAGGTTAACAGCTTAAGTTCTATGAATGGCTAGGAATTTTGCATTTAAAAGTCTGAGGAAGGACTCTTAATTAGTCTCACCTATGAAAGAAATGGCCTCAGGGAAAAACTGGGACAGGTTTTGACTCCAGTGATCCGAGATGGGGATCTGCTTGTATTTAAACTCTCCTGCGTTCTCAAAGAGATTCGGCAAATTGGGGGTGACGTTCAAGATGTACTTGATGCCGAACTCCTCCAACACGTCCAGGTTGGTGGAGTCCTTGGCACAGCCCAAATAGAGGAAGGGCAAGATCTCCACGGGGAAAGAAGGCTGGCTGTTGGACAGCGGGCTGCCATCCGAGTCCGTTGCACTATTGGGGTCTCGGTCAAGGTCAGACTCAATGTCCGAGGAGGAGTCAGAGCTGATCCGCAGGCCTCCGAGCCCCAGCACTGGCAACGGTGGCGAGCTGCTGCTACATGAGCCGTCTAGATTCGTCTCGCAGTGCAGGGCGAACTCGGCTTGGAACTTACTGAAGCCACCTGCCAGGACGAGAAAGGCAATAGTGTAACCTGAGATCCCGTAGTAGTTTTCACAGCTAGTGAGAGCCGCGGCCGGGCGCAGGAAACACCCCAGCACCCTACGAACCCCCTACACACAGACCCAACTATAACAGAAAGACACTTAAATGTGTACCCTCGGGAGTGGAACGAACAGGCCCGCCTTCCCTGGAAACCCTTCTTTTAAATCCAGAGATGCATAAAAgggcaacttttaaaaatattttgagggacCAGGAGGTGCGAtctgcgcgcacacacacacacacacacacacacacaccatgaccTCTCCTGTCCTGCAAATCTCGATTCAAGATCGAACGATAGAAAGCAGGGACAGGTGGAGGGGACTCCCGGTAGGCAGGAGGAATCGTTAGAAAGAAACAACCCGTGCCTGTGGCCGGAAGCTGGTGGATTCTGCGCCAGCCTGCTCGCGAGTGCGGGACGCTCGAGGTTCGCAGCCGGTAGCTGGCGGCTGTCCCTCGACCCCGCGGCGCGACTCAGAAGCGCCAGTCAAGCGCAGCAGGGCCACTTGCAGTCCTCGTGCCCTGCCCGCAGCGCACAGCCCCGCGACCCCCACCCGGCCCCGCGCGCGGGGCTCCCCCGGCGCGTACCTTCCAGGTAGAACGCACGGCAGCCCTCGTCCTTGAGCTTCTTGAGCAGCAATCCAAGCACCGACTCGCCGCCGGTGTTCTCGTTCCAGTCGCTGCTACTCTCGTCGTAAAGCACCACGGTGTCGGTGCCGCAGCGCCGGGTGAAGCGGTCCCGGTCCTCGCCACGGGTGAAGAGCGCGCGCACCGGCAGGTTGCCCTTTTGCAGGCGCCGCAGCATGATACCCGGGATGGCCACGTTGATGGCTGACTCGATGTGCGACGACTCATACAGCTCCTGCGGCCGGCAGTCCATCAGCAGCAGCCGCTCGTTGCCCAGCTCCAACTGCTCGTTGAGCCACGCCACGGTCTTGCTGATCGCCATTTCCGACGCGAAGGGCACGGGTCTGAGCGTATCTATCATGGGGGTCGAGCTACCGGAGAGGGCGGGGTGCCTACCAGACGCCCCTCGGGGCAGGCATAGGCCGAGCGCTCTGCGCGAAGCTGCCGCTCTCTGAGCGGGGTTTAATTCCACCTCGTCCTTCCCAGACCGTGTTAGCGGTTGGGAAAAGCGAGACAGAAGTGAAGCCGGCGGTTCCCGCTGCACCCCGCTGCAGCCGCTCGCTCTTGGTGTCAATGAATCTCTTTGAATGAAGCTGCCCAGACAGTTTTGTTCCTCCCCAGTGAATGAAATCCAATTAATTCGGACTCCCTGCTActaagaggggaggggaaaaaaaaaaaaaaaaaaaaagtccagcggCTCCTAATCCCTCCCTTCAAGGCTGCACCTCAAATCCGCCCAGGCGTCTTTCTCCTCGGATTATTCAAACCTCGATTTGCTCACTCTCCCTTGGACTCAACCCTCGCACACCCCCTGCGCGAGGCAGCTCCTCAATGGATACAAACAGCGAGCGTCTCAATGGATACATTCTCCCGGCCAGCCAATGAGCGCGCTGCGGAAGGGGCTGTTGCCGTGGGGACGGGCCGGCTGGAACAGGTTGTGTTGATGAATTGTTAATGAGTTTGTCATTCACAAAAACGGAAAGGAATTTCCGCTCCGGATAAGCCCCAGTGCAAACAAGCTGCAACAGCGGGCTCGgcgggaggaaggagaaagaagaggaggcggcggcggaggaggagCGGGGCACATAAACCAGGGCAGTTCAGTTGTCTCATGTTTCCTTCTGTTGAGAGTTCACACTTCGCGTCGGAACTTTTGCGCACAAATGGTGCAATTAGCAGGCACAAAAGCCCTTGTTCGTGACGCCTGTATTCGCAAGCTAGCTTTAAGAAaacttgtgcttttttttcctttttattccctttaaaCTCATTTGGACAGGAGTTCGCCTGAACCCCCCTCCTCCGCCCTTCTTTAGGCGGTGTGTGGCATTTGTTTGCCAGTTTAAAAAGCCCAGCTCTGTTTGCTCTGATGTTCTTTTAGCTGAGGCTGTGTTGGGGCTGGTGAACTGCCTGGGCTTTAGTGACCGATGAGGTGTTAAATGCTAATCCAACATCTTTCGAAACAAACTAGGATTTTGTTGGAACATTttcaagcaagcaaacaaacaagtgCCTGGTTGTCCAGATAATAGGGAGGATGGTTGatggggggttttttttgtttgtttttaatagcgtttaaattactttattttgtttttaaacagtgGAGCCTGCAGAAACAAACTGGTTGGACAGTTCGATGCTTTTATTCCCCTCCAGCGGCCTGGGGCGTTATGAGCCATTGTTCCGGGGATCCAAGCCCTACCACCACGCCCCCCCTTCCTGCGGTCACCCACCGCGCGCTGGGGGGTTGCGCTCGTTAATCATTACTGGGCAGCTAGCTCGGCTTCCGACGGAGGAGCCGGTCTGGCGCGGTTGCCGGGTCTAGGTGCATTCTGGGCGCGCGGAGCCGGGCGGGCTGTCCCCACCAGCGGCGTGTCGTGGGGAAGTCCTACCGCAAGGCCTGCGGGGGCCCGCGCAGGCTCCGCGATCAGCTACGGTAGACTAGAGAGGCCTTTCAGAGGGGAGCCTTCGGTCTCACCCTGACAACCCCCTCCACTGCGGGTCGCAGGGCACTAGCGAGCACCAGCTGCGCCTGCGCGCTGCGCTCCTGGCCAGCACCCGGTCGCCCCCGCCTCCTGGCTCAGCTGGCGCTGGGCGTTGGGCTACCCTGAGGTCGGGTGGGGGGCCGAAAGCGGGCCTCTGGGGTTCCGACGCGGCCTGGGGGTGGGTAAGAGGCGAGGAGGAGTGCCTGCCGGGACCCCTTGCTCCACGGAGGGCTGGGAGTCGCAGGGAACGTCTCGGCCGCTCTGCAGGGCCAGCAGGTAACTGAGGAAGTGCCGGCCAGGCGGGCTCGCTGCTTTCTGCCGCGGCGCCGGGGAGCAGGGCGGGCCGGCCGGGGGCCGGATGGAGGCGTGGCCGGGTGGGGGCCGCGGCGGCGAGGAGGCGCAGACCCCGCGCGCAGAGCTCTATTGTTATACAAAAGTACCGCGGCCTGCCCCTCCCGAGCGGAAAACCACCTGTGTACCGCCGGCCGggcactgggggcaggggggccctGCGGCCGGAAAGCGCGGGCCCTAATCCGGCCTCCCCTCCCTAACCCCCGGCGGAAAAGAGGCCGCGCATAGTCCCGCCGCCGCCCGGGAGGCGGAAGCGGGGGCAGTGGTTCGAAGGGGAGCGTGCCTCCCCAAGTGCCCCTCCCGGCGCCCACCGCGAGTATAGTGGAGGGCACCTGAGGTCGCGGGGTCTCCCCCAGCCAGACGCCCCGCACCCACGGGCCTGCCTGCTGACGCCCCGGCTCCGATTTGCATTTTTAGTCACCCGCCTCTTCCTTGGTTTGGGGAATGTAGGCTAAAAAAAGGCGGCTGCGAGGCCCAGGTTGCCAATTTTGGAGCTGTGCTGCAAGCAGGCCGCCCCTGGAGGAGCGTGTTCAACGAAGGTGGGGGTTGCCGCGCGCTCTCCCCGCGCCTTTTTTGGGCATCCCTTGGAACAAAATTCCCATATTTCACTGGGTATCATCTAGTTCCAACTGGAGGAGGCCTGCGCTGGAGTTGAAGCCTCCGATCCACCCCCACCTGTTACAGGCCTTCCCACCCCAAGACGTTCCAGTCACTGGGTCCTGGGGGCGAGGCAAGACGCTCTGCGGTAGAACTGCGAAGGGTAAAATCTTTCAGCCTGGGATCTCCAagagaagagacagggagggaagtcGGTTGTTACTTCGCTATTGTAAAAGTGCACTGCCTGGGCATGAATTTGGGAGGATAACCGCAACACTTCTCAAACCTGAAGACAGAGACGCTTAGTTTGACCTATGCTTCCGAATCCTACATCAACGGAATGTCAGTTCTTCTCAGCACTTTCTAGAAAATGCCATTCGGACCACTCGGTTCTAAGAAGAGGGGCGTAAAGGGTCTTTGAAGCGTGGTGGCCAGGGTTGAAATTGTGCCCCAATCACTTCCTAAACGCGTGGCCTTGGTTAAGTCATCTTTTGTAAACCTCATCTTCCATGTGGcataatgaagataataaaaatatccaCTTCGTAGGTTCTCTGAGATGGTTAAATGGGTGAAGCTTCCTGGCATGATGGTGATGTGCTATTGGCTGTTGATGTTTTTATCGCTCTTAATTCCCAGCCTGCACAATGGTCTGAGTCCTTTTCATCCAGATGCCCTTTGAGGCCTGCCTAACAGCCTGCCTGGAGCTTGGCAGTCTACAGAAAAGCCCTCTGAGGAATGCCCCAGGCAGTTTAATCCATCCCAATTCAGCTGTCAAACAAAGCAGGTGCTGTTACAGACCAGTGTCAAAATCCTTTAAGAAGGCTAACACAAAGTACCCCGCTACCTTTCTAACTTCTGCCTAACTGGTCCCCTATTAAACACCCTCTTCTCCAGCCAcaccaaaatgataaaatagaaacaacatgTAGA includes these proteins:
- the DUSP6 gene encoding dual specificity protein phosphatase 6, which gives rise to MIDTLRPVPFASEMAISKTVAWLNEQLELGNERLLLMDCRPQELYESSHIESAINVAIPGIMLRRLQKGNLPVRALFTRGEDRDRFTRRCGTDTVVLYDESSSDWNENTGGESVLGLLLKKLKDEGCRAFYLEGGFSKFQAEFALHCETNLDGSCSSSSPPLPVLGLGGLRISSDSSSDIESDLDRDPNSATDSDGSPLSNSQPSFPVEILPFLYLGCAKDSTNLDVLEEFGIKYILNVTPNLPNLFENAGEFKYKQIPISDHWSQNLSQFFPEAISFIDEARGKNCGVLVHCLAGISRSVTVTVAYLMQKLNLSMNDAYDIVKMKKSNISPNFNFMGQLLDFERTLGLSSPCDNRAPTQQLYFTTPSNQNVYQAGSLQST